One window from the genome of Salvelinus fontinalis isolate EN_2023a chromosome 3, ASM2944872v1, whole genome shotgun sequence encodes:
- the tfe3b gene encoding LOW QUALITY PROTEIN: transcription factor E3b (The sequence of the model RefSeq protein was modified relative to this genomic sequence to represent the inferred CDS: substituted 1 base at 1 genomic stop codon) produces MSSRVLLRQQLMREQAQEQERREAQEQASVAQLRATDSTPAIAVTLPPIAARPLSAQVPVEVLKVQTHLENPTKFHIQQSQRQQVKQYLSATLCNKGATQTLGVSPPALSSSVPEMDPIARSAPNSSMALHNLGSNKEEIDGVIDDIISLESSFSDDFMTLIELGLQLPSTLPGNLLEVNHSPGMAAPTLTVSNSCPPDLTNIKREYSDADNKALVKEXQKKDNHNLIERKRRFNINDRITELGSIIPNSRDLELRWNKGTILKASVDYIRKLQKEQQRAKEVEMRQKKLEHANHCLMLRIQELEVQAQLHGLSSPMSYGLSSDPSFLQQQHLQQGGHILGPRTGVACSQTFLSLGDAAMAQAIPTSFLSPPSSDSPVGVTIGSPLDLGSLSFAELDDPSNAGLFPGVGLGDILMDEGCTLSPERVDPLFFVTPGASKTSSRRSSLSMEEDL; encoded by the exons ATGTCGTCACGCGTGCTGCTTCGGCAGCAGCTGATGCGGGAACAAGCCCAGGAGCAAGAGAGACGGGAGGCCCAGGAGCAGGCCTCTGTGGCTCAGCTCAGGGCAACTGACTCCACCCCTGCTATCGCTGTCACTCTGCCCCCAATAGCTGCTCGCCCTCTTTCCGCACAGGTGCCCGTGGAGGTTTTGAAG GTGCAGACCCACCTGGAGAACCCCACCAAGTTTCACATCCAGCAGTCTCAGAGGCAGCAGGTGAAGCAGTATCTCTCTGCCACCCTCTGCAATAAGGGGGCAACTCAGACCCTGGGTGTGTCTCCCCCGGCCCTGTCTAGCTCTGTCCCTGAGATGGATCCCATAGCCCGCAGTGCTCCCAACAGCTCCATGGCTTTACACAACCTGGGATCCAACAAAGAGGAG ATAGATGGTGTAATTGATGACATCATCAGCCTTGAATCAAGTTTCAGTGACGATTTCATGACATTAATTGAATTGGGGCTACAGCTGCCTAGTACG CTCCCCGGGAACCTCCTGGAAGTTAACCATAGTCCTGGAATGGCAGCACCTACCCTCACTGTCAGCAACTCCTGCCCTCCGGATCTAACCAATATTAAAAGGGAATACTCTG ATGCAGATAACAAAGCGCTGGTGAAAGAGTGACAGAAGAAAGACAACCATAACCTCA TTGAGAGGAAGCGGAGGTTTAACATCAATGACCGCATAACAGAGCTAGGGTCCATAATACCCAATTCAAGGGACTT GGAGTTGCGCTGGAATAAGGGCACCATTCTGAAGGCCTCAGTGGACTACATCAGGAAGCTGCAGAAGGAGCAGCAGAGAGCCAAGGAGGTAGAGATGCGTCAGAAGAAGCTGGAACATGCTAACCACTGCTTGATGCTGCGCATCCAG GAGTTGGAAGTGCAGGCTCAGCTTCATGGACTCTCCAGCCCGATGTCCTATGGTCTGAGTTCAGACCCCTCCTTCCTCCAGCAGCAGCACCTTCAGCAGGGAGGTCATATACTTGGGCCCAGAACTGGAGTGGCCTGCTCCCAAACCTTTCTCAGCTTGGGTGATGCAGCCATGGCACAGGCCATCCctacctccttcctctctccaccctcctctgaCTCCCCTGTGGGTGTGACCATAGGCAGCCCCCTCGACCTGGGCAGTCTGAGCTTCGCCGAGCTGGATGACCCCTCCAATGCTGGGCTGTTCCCAGGCGTGGGGTTGGGGGACATCCTCATGGATGAGGGGTGCACACTGTCCCCTGAGAGGGTGGACCCACTGTTTTTCGTGACACCAGGTGCCTCGAAGACCAGCAGTCGTAGGAGCAGCTTAAGCATGGAGGAGGACTTGTAA